One part of the Desulfonema ishimotonii genome encodes these proteins:
- a CDS encoding DUF6909 family protein produces MQDLTYAQKARLAVRSFQTIAHALALKGYYRPSEKMGQSLAESLENLSPEIYGSMNDPRVVELSGLEYVIDRLPRGIEECTRIILTEEEEFDNHIFEKIEPLRRRRTCYRISKKEMCFTITRGLSEIYDILTHLTFLNSEAAKIHRRMQDESGARTVEWNELEKTVQRIDTLTARELEQAIWNLSIILGRPYHQTRASFASFEKNKQERKGNNGLFSLICHLGKRVEEEQNARENALIIYLTPSLMNIIGHQKYGEKWAYDIKKRLRILNLHERPLHIISANLHSVVNLIYGYGAMQQAEEDLYEFILRIRDHREEIRRYAGANGFYDHPDRSGTHIDCQVIDTARIGSVPFHPGLRFSIPESGGEKPVFLVMDYAFGIQAFEVMDNLLTPFDEDEHRIPMDVRSVSVMGKAGILTGQKGDIMLANAHVIEGTSDNYIFQNDLKPEDFDSDVAVHAGPMITVLGTSLQNRAMLKKFRSSWNTVGLEMEGGHYQRAISAAIIKGHISDAVKVRYAYYASDNPLASGQTLAAGEMGDEGVRPTYMVTKVILEKILAG; encoded by the coding sequence ATGCAGGATCTGACCTATGCACAAAAGGCCCGCCTGGCGGTCCGTTCGTTTCAGACCATTGCCCACGCCCTTGCGCTGAAAGGGTATTATCGTCCCTCTGAAAAAATGGGGCAATCGCTGGCCGAATCCCTGGAAAACCTCAGCCCGGAGATCTACGGCAGCATGAACGATCCCAGGGTGGTGGAACTCAGCGGGCTGGAGTATGTCATCGACCGCCTGCCCCGGGGGATTGAGGAATGTACCCGCATCATCCTCACCGAAGAGGAGGAGTTCGACAACCATATATTTGAGAAAATAGAGCCGCTCAGACGGCGGCGTACCTGCTACCGCATCAGCAAAAAAGAGATGTGTTTCACCATCACACGGGGACTGAGCGAGATCTACGATATCCTGACCCACCTGACCTTTCTGAACAGCGAGGCGGCAAAGATTCACAGGCGGATGCAAGATGAATCCGGGGCCAGAACCGTTGAATGGAACGAACTGGAAAAGACGGTGCAGCGGATCGACACGCTGACTGCGCGGGAACTGGAGCAGGCCATCTGGAATCTGAGCATTATTCTGGGAAGACCGTACCATCAGACCCGCGCCTCTTTTGCCTCTTTTGAAAAAAACAAACAGGAACGCAAGGGGAATAACGGTCTGTTTTCACTGATCTGTCACCTTGGAAAACGGGTGGAGGAGGAGCAGAACGCCAGGGAGAATGCCCTGATTATCTACCTGACCCCTTCGCTGATGAACATCATCGGCCATCAGAAATACGGAGAGAAATGGGCCTATGACATCAAAAAGCGTCTCCGGATTCTGAACCTGCACGAGCGGCCCCTGCACATCATCAGCGCCAACCTCCACAGCGTCGTGAACCTGATATACGGCTACGGGGCCATGCAGCAGGCGGAAGAGGATCTGTATGAATTTATCCTCCGAATTCGCGATCACAGGGAAGAGATCCGCCGGTATGCGGGCGCGAACGGGTTTTATGATCACCCGGACCGGTCCGGTACCCATATTGACTGCCAGGTCATCGACACGGCCCGGATCGGGTCGGTGCCCTTTCATCCGGGCCTCCGGTTCAGTATTCCCGAATCCGGGGGTGAAAAGCCGGTCTTTCTGGTGATGGATTACGCGTTCGGCATTCAGGCCTTTGAGGTAATGGACAACCTGCTGACCCCTTTTGACGAGGACGAACACCGCATACCGATGGATGTGCGCTCTGTGTCGGTGATGGGGAAGGCCGGTATCCTGACGGGGCAGAAGGGGGACATCATGCTCGCAAATGCCCATGTCATTGAGGGAACGTCGGACAATTATATCTTTCAGAATGACCTGAAACCGGAGGACTTTGACAGTGATGTGGCGGTACATGCGGGGCCGATGATTACCGTTCTCGGTACGTCCCTCCAGAACCGGGCCATGCTGAAGAAATTCCGGTCAAGCTGGAACACGGTCGGGCTGGAGATGGAGGGCGGTCACTATCAGCGGGCCATCAGCGCGGCCATCATCAAGGGGCATATTTCAGATGCGGTAAAGGTCCGCTATGCCTATTACGCCTCTGACAATCCCCTGGCCAGCGGCCAGACCCTGGCAGCCGGTGAGATGGGGGACGAAGGCGTCCGTCCGACCTATATGGTTACCAAGGTGATTCTGGAAAAAATACTGGCCGGTTAG
- a CDS encoding SRPBCC family protein — protein sequence MMIREDIEIHAPLSRVWQVFSAMEDWERWNTVCQDCCLVEGEEMAADTCFSFTLRPYRIPLKITPRIVECDPGREVVWAGSRLGVHAEHRFIFKDAGEIVTLTSIEEFRGVMFQISRLIFVPQKLHRLTRQLMRAIKTQAESCGCEDASDRLPL from the coding sequence ATGATGATCAGGGAAGATATCGAGATACACGCCCCGCTTTCCAGGGTGTGGCAAGTGTTTTCAGCGATGGAAGACTGGGAACGCTGGAACACGGTCTGCCAAGACTGCTGCCTTGTCGAGGGGGAGGAGATGGCAGCGGATACCTGTTTCTCCTTTACGCTCCGGCCCTACCGCATTCCGCTGAAAATCACCCCCAGGATCGTCGAATGCGATCCGGGCCGGGAGGTGGTCTGGGCCGGAAGCCGTCTGGGGGTTCACGCGGAACACCGCTTTATTTTCAAAGATGCGGGAGAAATTGTCACGCTGACCAGTATTGAAGAATTCCGGGGCGTGATGTTTCAGATCAGCCGCCTGATTTTCGTGCCGCAGAAGCTCCACCGGCTGACCCGGCAACTGATGCGGGCCATAAAGACACAGGCCGAATCCTGTGGCTGTGAGGATGCGTCCGACCGCCTCCCGCTGTAA
- a CDS encoding sigma-54-dependent transcriptional regulator, whose amino-acid sequence MRILIVDDEPVALSSVRRILRRQNFRNIDTCDNGAAAIARIREGGVDVVLLDVILPDSDGLQVLESAKPYAPQTEFIMLTAVDDVKNSVRAVRMGAYDYLVKPVDPARLVLTIERACERRSLRAGMASDYRNGRRVPEVFSDTVTRDPRMIELLRYAGIMAKSGTPFLITGESGTGKGLLARGIHRSATGNDRPFVQVNVSSVPETLFEGQFFGYVKGAYTGAEISHTGYFEQAGGGTLFLDEIGEIPSHLQVKLLKTLEEKTLVRIGETRPRRVDFRVISSTNRDLDQACREGRFRLDLLYRLNAAHVHLPPLRERAGDIPLLADHFLKKACQRHGSSVAFSSAAMDLLRQRAYPGNIRELAQVAERCVLLADGDRILPCHLDQTPASAISFGRTLCTLKENDEVHVAYVLEQSGGDRKKAAEILGVSVRQVQRKLAQMREQPRWQFLFQETRLP is encoded by the coding sequence ATGAGAATACTGATAGTGGACGACGAGCCGGTCGCACTGAGTTCGGTCCGGCGCATTCTGAGGCGGCAGAATTTCAGAAATATAGATACGTGCGATAACGGCGCTGCGGCCATTGCCCGGATTCGGGAGGGCGGGGTTGACGTGGTGCTGCTGGACGTCATTCTGCCGGATTCGGACGGGCTTCAGGTGCTGGAGTCCGCCAAGCCTTACGCGCCGCAGACGGAGTTTATCATGCTGACCGCCGTTGATGATGTGAAAAACTCCGTCCGGGCCGTCCGCATGGGGGCATATGACTATCTGGTCAAGCCCGTGGACCCGGCCCGGCTGGTGCTGACCATTGAACGGGCCTGTGAGCGCAGGAGTCTGAGGGCCGGAATGGCCTCAGATTACAGGAACGGCCGCAGGGTGCCGGAGGTGTTTTCAGACACCGTCACACGGGATCCGCGCATGATCGAGCTGCTCCGCTATGCCGGGATCATGGCAAAAAGCGGCACCCCGTTTCTGATTACCGGCGAATCCGGCACCGGAAAGGGGCTGCTGGCCCGGGGCATCCACCGGTCCGCCACGGGGAATGACAGGCCCTTCGTTCAGGTCAACGTCTCATCGGTCCCGGAGACCCTGTTTGAAGGTCAGTTTTTCGGATATGTCAAAGGGGCCTATACGGGCGCGGAAATCAGCCATACCGGCTATTTTGAGCAGGCCGGCGGCGGCACGCTTTTTCTGGACGAGATCGGCGAGATTCCGTCCCACCTTCAGGTCAAGCTGCTCAAGACCCTGGAGGAGAAGACCCTGGTGCGGATCGGCGAAACCCGCCCCCGTCGCGTTGACTTCCGGGTCATCTCCTCCACCAACCGGGATCTGGATCAGGCCTGCCGGGAGGGCCGATTCCGGCTGGATCTGCTCTACCGGCTCAACGCGGCCCACGTCCACCTGCCCCCCCTGCGGGAGCGGGCCGGGGATATCCCCCTCCTGGCGGACCATTTCCTGAAGAAAGCCTGTCAGCGCCACGGCAGCTCAGTTGCGTTCAGCAGTGCGGCCATGGATCTGCTGCGGCAGCGGGCGTATCCCGGCAATATCCGCGAACTGGCGCAGGTTGCGGAGCGGTGCGTATTGCTGGCAGACGGAGACCGGATTCTGCCGTGCCATCTGGATCAGACGCCCGCGTCCGCGATCTCCTTCGGGCGGACCCTCTGCACCCTGAAAGAAAACGATGAGGTTCATGTGGCCTATGTGCTGGAGCAGAGCGGCGGAGACCGGAAAAAGGCGGCTGAAATTCTAGGTGTTTCTGTCCGGCAGGTGCAGCGCAAACTGGCGCAGATGCGGGAACAGCCCCGGTGGCAGTTTTTGTTTCAGGAGACGCGCTTGCCATAA
- a CDS encoding ATP-binding protein, producing MSEKPTYQQLAQRVRVLEEELKARDLLEQALRKNHMFTRKVLNTLSPCIAVLGRAGEILTANRAWRDFLRDGPFDLPPDTATCRNFFQIISGADDSGSRHLVSGLRDVLSGAGSFFEAEYVCPGLTPEKWLLFHASAFDGPEDGAVISFSDVTRLRAVQVHLKRHIAFEDLVTSVSTRFINLPVCEIDHGIRDALGAIGRNAGVDRSTVLLFSEDRTRLCLTHRWCAGGIAPIDATEIETRPPFDTFADAILKNKVVRIPGPDACHQQDTESADLSALFARHGVKSAIAVPMTLGDSVIGVLGFDSIRSEKAWTENSIRLLRIVGEIFVNALARQRAEERLRKYEMIFSTTSNPIAFIDRDYRFRVVNDACSRNFDRQRDELVGQPVAAFFGTGVFETVIRPPCERCLAGEEVRYQAWFDFPSRGLRYMDVACSPFSEADGTVSGVVINALDQTGNRQTADALREKDARFRQLAENINDVFWLISADMAELFYVSPAYETIWGRSRDPLYADPAASWLEAVHPDDRAGVARRIAAGDFPGEDEYDFECRIIRPDGKVRWICNRVFPIRGTSGTVSRLARVTSDITEKKRLLREAALRRQQVIQADRLSALGQVVAGVAHEINNPNSFITYNIPLLEETWEIFEPVLSEYADRHPDLTASNVPFRELIEDMGEIIRSVRTGSERINRVVSDLKDFARTDKEGAHRPLSVNRVIEKTLTIVGAQLRNTVGRVELALAENLPDIRGHFQKLEQVVANLLVNASQAVTDKMKGRISVSTRCIGRLGAVIIEVEDNGKGMTPAVTDRIFEPFFTTRQRHKGTGLGLSVSYGLIREHHGTIGVLSKPGAGSRFTVWLPAGRAEWSAPRPAVLLVKEGRCACDKLQAELAEAGEPLPDIIDAADDIPACLTAHPEVDTVVIGTCPPAHRGLRQAEIIRSRFPLLTVLLWADPPGSLQHVVWKGRRPDHIFESIPDAETVIGVMKKIGRQRL from the coding sequence ATGAGCGAGAAACCGACGTATCAACAGCTGGCACAGCGCGTTCGAGTGCTGGAAGAGGAGCTGAAGGCGCGAGACCTTCTTGAACAGGCCCTTCGGAAAAACCACATGTTCACCCGGAAGGTCCTCAACACTCTTTCCCCCTGCATTGCCGTGCTGGGCAGGGCCGGAGAGATTCTGACCGCCAATCGCGCCTGGCGCGATTTTTTAAGGGACGGTCCTTTTGATCTGCCGCCGGACACAGCGACGTGCCGGAATTTCTTTCAGATCATCTCAGGTGCAGACGACAGCGGGTCACGCCATCTGGTATCCGGACTTCGCGATGTGTTAAGCGGGGCCGGTTCCTTTTTTGAGGCCGAGTACGTCTGCCCCGGTCTGACGCCGGAAAAATGGCTGCTGTTTCACGCATCGGCCTTTGACGGGCCCGAGGACGGGGCCGTCATCTCCTTCAGTGACGTGACCCGGCTCAGGGCGGTTCAGGTTCATCTGAAGCGCCACATCGCCTTTGAGGATCTGGTCACTTCCGTCTCCACCCGGTTCATTAATCTGCCCGTCTGCGAAATTGACCACGGCATCCGGGACGCCCTTGGGGCCATTGGCCGGAACGCCGGGGTTGACCGCAGTACTGTGCTGCTTTTTTCCGAAGACCGGACCCGGCTCTGTCTGACCCACCGGTGGTGTGCCGGAGGCATTGCGCCCATTGACGCCACGGAGATTGAGACCCGCCCGCCCTTTGATACCTTTGCCGATGCCATTCTGAAAAATAAGGTCGTCCGCATCCCCGGCCCGGATGCCTGCCATCAGCAGGACACGGAGAGCGCTGATTTGTCTGCCCTCTTTGCCCGGCATGGCGTAAAGTCGGCCATCGCGGTCCCCATGACCCTGGGGGATTCGGTCATCGGGGTGCTGGGCTTTGATTCGATCCGATCTGAAAAGGCGTGGACGGAAAACAGCATCCGGCTGCTCAGAATTGTGGGTGAAATTTTCGTGAACGCGCTGGCCCGGCAGCGGGCCGAGGAGCGGCTGAGAAAATATGAAATGATTTTCTCCACCACCAGTAACCCCATCGCCTTTATCGACCGGGATTACCGGTTCCGGGTGGTCAACGACGCCTGTAGCCGGAACTTTGACAGGCAACGGGACGAACTCGTCGGCCAGCCTGTTGCGGCATTCTTCGGGACCGGGGTGTTTGAAACGGTGATCCGGCCGCCCTGTGAGCGGTGCCTGGCCGGTGAGGAGGTCCGCTATCAGGCGTGGTTCGACTTTCCATCCCGGGGGCTGCGCTATATGGATGTGGCCTGTTCCCCCTTTTCCGAGGCGGACGGGACGGTTTCCGGCGTGGTGATCAACGCCCTCGATCAGACCGGGAACCGGCAGACGGCCGACGCGCTGCGGGAGAAAGATGCGCGGTTCCGGCAACTGGCCGAGAATATCAACGATGTCTTCTGGCTCATCAGCGCGGATATGGCAGAGCTGTTTTATGTCAGCCCGGCCTATGAGACGATCTGGGGCCGCTCCCGTGACCCGTTGTATGCTGACCCGGCCGCCTCCTGGCTGGAAGCGGTCCATCCCGATGACAGGGCGGGGGTGGCCCGGCGCATCGCTGCCGGCGACTTTCCGGGGGAAGATGAATATGATTTTGAATGCCGGATCATCCGGCCTGACGGGAAAGTCCGCTGGATTTGCAACCGGGTGTTCCCGATCCGGGGCACGTCCGGGACAGTTTCCCGCCTCGCACGGGTGACATCGGATATTACGGAGAAAAAGCGGCTGCTCCGGGAAGCGGCGTTGCGGCGTCAGCAGGTCATTCAGGCCGACCGGCTCTCGGCCCTGGGACAGGTGGTGGCCGGAGTGGCCCACGAGATCAACAATCCCAACAGCTTTATCACCTACAACATCCCGCTTCTGGAAGAGACCTGGGAGATCTTTGAGCCGGTTCTGTCCGAATATGCCGACCGCCACCCGGACCTGACGGCGAGCAATGTGCCCTTCCGCGAGCTGATTGAGGATATGGGCGAGATTATCCGGTCCGTCCGCACGGGGTCCGAACGCATCAACCGGGTGGTTTCGGATCTGAAGGACTTCGCACGGACGGATAAGGAGGGGGCCCACCGGCCCCTCTCCGTGAACAGGGTCATAGAGAAGACCCTGACCATTGTGGGGGCGCAGCTGAGAAATACCGTGGGCCGGGTCGAACTGGCCCTGGCTGAGAATCTGCCCGATATCCGGGGTCACTTTCAGAAACTGGAGCAGGTGGTGGCCAACCTGCTGGTCAACGCCTCCCAGGCCGTTACCGATAAGATGAAGGGGCGGATTTCCGTTTCAACCCGCTGCATCGGGCGGCTCGGTGCGGTCATTATCGAGGTGGAGGATAACGGAAAAGGGATGACACCGGCCGTGACAGACCGGATATTTGAGCCGTTTTTTACCACCCGGCAGCGTCATAAAGGCACAGGTCTGGGGCTTTCCGTCTCCTACGGGCTGATCCGGGAACACCACGGCACCATCGGGGTGCTGTCAAAGCCGGGCGCGGGCAGCCGGTTTACCGTCTGGCTGCCCGCAGGCCGGGCGGAGTGGTCCGCGCCCCGGCCTGCGGTACTTCTGGTGAAAGAGGGTCGGTGTGCATGTGACAAGCTTCAGGCGGAATTGGCCGAAGCCGGGGAACCGCTTCCGGATATCATTGATGCGGCAGACGATATCCCGGCCTGTCTGACGGCGCATCCCGAAGTGGATACGGTGGTGATCGGAACGTGTCCGCCGGCACACAGGGGGCTCCGGCAGGCGGAGATCATCCGCTCCCGGTTTCCGCTGCTGACGGTTCTCCTTTGGGCGGACCCGCCCGGATCACTGCAACATGTGGTGTGGAAGGGGCGGCGGCCGGATCATATTTTTGAAAGCATACCGGATGCGGAGACGGTCATCGGGGTGATGAAAAAGATCGGAAGGCAGAGATTATGA
- a CDS encoding alpha/beta fold hydrolase encodes MRKLLLFVIIFWGITADGITAGAEIYDYPFVNPYEATVIGTPLLYSADLPKKVPVREMALTVFKDRQVPDAFWYAKKLKYTLACQKKKAPLIFSIAGTGSSYNSTKMRMLRNAFFQAGFHVISLTSPTHPDFMVSASASQIPGHLAEDARDLYRVMEMAWGQVRDKIDVSEFYLTGYSLGGAEAVFISRLDEKRRTFRFKKVLMINPPVNLFNSVRILDRMLTENTPDGPDRVARFLNNVLDALSEYYRQQGGIDFNDPDLLYDIYKKNPPAERGLAGLIGASFRLSSASMIFTTDVLNNLGYIVPKNRGLGAYESTTDYFKVTTRVGFTDYFHDIFYPHFKARYPDITPQDLIRSASLESIETYLKNAKKIGVMHNEDDLILAPGETEFFKRVFGDRAKFYPNGGHCGNMQHKSNVAYMINFFK; translated from the coding sequence ATGAGAAAACTTCTTTTATTCGTGATCATTTTCTGGGGGATCACGGCGGACGGGATCACCGCAGGCGCTGAGATTTACGACTACCCGTTCGTCAACCCCTACGAGGCAACGGTCATCGGGACGCCGCTGCTCTACTCGGCAGACCTGCCGAAAAAGGTGCCTGTCAGAGAGATGGCGCTGACGGTCTTTAAGGACCGCCAGGTGCCGGACGCTTTCTGGTACGCAAAAAAGCTGAAGTATACGCTGGCCTGTCAGAAGAAAAAGGCCCCGCTGATCTTCTCCATTGCCGGAACCGGGAGCAGCTACAATTCGACCAAGATGCGAATGCTCCGGAATGCCTTTTTCCAGGCCGGATTTCACGTCATCTCCCTCACATCGCCCACCCATCCCGATTTCATGGTTTCGGCCTCCGCGTCACAGATTCCGGGCCATCTTGCTGAAGATGCCCGCGATTTATACCGGGTGATGGAAATGGCCTGGGGACAGGTCCGGGACAAAATCGACGTGTCGGAATTCTATCTGACCGGCTACAGCCTGGGCGGAGCGGAGGCCGTGTTTATCTCCAGGCTGGACGAAAAGCGGCGCACCTTCCGGTTTAAAAAGGTCCTGATGATCAACCCGCCGGTGAACCTGTTCAACTCTGTCAGAATTCTGGACAGGATGCTGACGGAAAATACCCCGGACGGCCCGGACCGCGTCGCCCGGTTCCTGAACAATGTGCTGGACGCCCTTTCGGAATACTACCGGCAGCAGGGCGGCATCGACTTCAACGACCCGGACCTCCTTTACGATATTTACAAAAAAAATCCGCCAGCGGAAAGGGGCCTGGCCGGGCTGATCGGGGCCTCCTTCCGGCTCTCCTCCGCCAGCATGATTTTTACCACGGACGTGCTGAACAATCTGGGCTATATCGTGCCGAAAAACCGGGGGCTGGGAGCCTATGAATCCACGACCGACTACTTCAAGGTGACCACCCGCGTCGGCTTCACAGATTATTTTCATGATATCTTTTATCCGCATTTCAAGGCCAGATATCCGGACATAACCCCGCAGGACCTGATCCGGTCCGCCAGCCTGGAATCCATTGAGACTTACCTGAAAAACGCAAAGAAAATAGGGGTCATGCACAACGAGGACGACCTGATCCTGGCCCCCGGGGAAACAGAATTTTTTAAGCGGGTTTTCGGCGACAGGGCGAAATTTTATCCCAATGGCGGCCATTGCGGCAATATGCAGCACAAAAGCAACGTGGCATATATGATCAACTTTTTCAAATAG
- a CDS encoding MlaA family lipoprotein — MNRIRYTSASVRTLVLLVSALAITACSTVPVRQETEIPAAHPVSKYVKKGTAYPIDVYDPWEGMNRRIYKFNAKFDQYLFLPVVRGYEYITPEFMQTGVSNFFNNVREIRNITNSLLQFKGESLLKSTGRLLVNTTLGVVGLIDVATPMGMEPQKEDFGQTLAFYGVGNGPYLVIPIIGPSNVRDTTGMITDSVIFSLIDPFNFDQNSEYYPPYAVLFSVDTRHKNKFRYYQTGSPFEYDLVRFLYQKARQMEIGK; from the coding sequence GTGAACAGAATCCGATATACCTCAGCGTCCGTCCGAACCCTGGTACTGCTGGTGTCCGCATTGGCGATAACGGCGTGCAGCACCGTGCCGGTCCGGCAGGAAACCGAAATTCCGGCAGCGCACCCGGTCAGCAAGTATGTGAAAAAAGGGACCGCCTATCCCATTGATGTCTACGATCCCTGGGAGGGAATGAACCGGCGTATTTATAAGTTTAACGCCAAATTTGATCAGTATCTGTTTCTGCCGGTGGTCCGCGGATATGAATACATTACCCCGGAATTTATGCAAACCGGTGTCTCCAACTTTTTCAACAACGTGCGGGAAATCCGGAACATCACCAATTCCCTGTTGCAGTTCAAGGGCGAATCGCTCCTCAAATCCACGGGGCGGCTGCTGGTCAATACCACCCTGGGGGTGGTCGGCCTGATTGACGTGGCAACGCCCATGGGCATGGAGCCTCAGAAGGAGGATTTCGGCCAGACCCTTGCCTTTTACGGTGTGGGAAACGGTCCGTATCTCGTGATTCCGATTATCGGCCCCTCAAACGTGCGGGACACCACGGGCATGATCACCGATTCGGTTATCTTCTCGCTCATAGATCCCTTTAATTTCGATCAGAACTCGGAGTATTATCCGCCCTATGCGGTTCTGTTCAGCGTGGATACCCGGCATAAGAACAAATTCCGCTATTATCAGACCGGCTCTCCCTTTGAATACGATCTGGTGCGCTTTCTGTACCAAAAGGCCAGACAGATGGAGATCGGCAAATAG
- a CDS encoding LysR family transcriptional regulator ArgP, translating into MLDYKLIEALAMVVREGGFDRAAKALCLTQSAISQRVRLLEEQTGQILLARTAPPCATQAGQQIIRHYLQVKQLEDDLMEDVIPAWDGAFTVMPLGVNADSLTTWFMEAVRPFLRDGHVVLDIRTDDQEQTHRLLKDGDVMGCISIREQPIQGCRADYLGRMEYRLLATPEFAATWFPAGLTRAAVGQTPTVIFNRRDRLQEKLFGQVLREMPAQIPAHYLPSPEKFAELITSGLAYGMLPDLQSRSLADAGRLVDLAPSHSVSVRLYWHCWNINSRLLRKFTAHLIAQARILLGQ; encoded by the coding sequence ATGCTGGATTACAAACTCATTGAGGCGCTGGCAATGGTGGTCCGGGAAGGCGGTTTCGACCGGGCGGCCAAAGCGCTCTGCCTGACCCAGTCGGCCATTTCACAGCGGGTCCGGTTGCTGGAAGAACAGACCGGACAGATTCTGCTGGCCCGGACCGCTCCGCCCTGTGCCACACAGGCCGGACAGCAGATAATCCGGCACTATCTTCAGGTGAAACAGCTTGAGGACGACCTGATGGAGGATGTGATACCGGCCTGGGACGGGGCGTTTACGGTGATGCCGCTGGGGGTGAATGCGGACAGCCTGACCACATGGTTCATGGAAGCGGTTCGGCCATTTCTGAGAGACGGACATGTGGTGCTGGATATCAGGACCGATGACCAGGAGCAAACCCACCGGCTCCTGAAAGACGGCGACGTCATGGGCTGTATCAGCATCCGGGAACAGCCCATTCAGGGCTGCCGCGCCGATTACCTGGGCCGGATGGAATACCGGCTCCTTGCAACACCGGAATTTGCGGCCACCTGGTTTCCCGCCGGTCTGACCAGGGCGGCTGTGGGTCAGACGCCCACGGTGATTTTTAACCGCAGGGACCGGTTGCAGGAAAAGCTGTTCGGACAGGTGCTGAGAGAGATGCCCGCACAGATCCCGGCCCACTATCTGCCGTCCCCGGAAAAATTTGCGGAGCTGATCACATCGGGCCTGGCCTACGGCATGTTGCCGGACCTGCAAAGCCGGTCCCTGGCTGACGCAGGCAGGCTGGTTGATCTGGCCCCTTCCCACAGCGTGTCGGTCAGACTTTACTGGCACTGCTGGAACATAAATTCCCGGCTTCTCCGAAAATTCACAGCGCATCTGATCGCCCAGGCGCGGATTCTGCTGGGGCAATAG
- a CDS encoding DMT family transporter yields the protein MISTEVLAITYGLSSALTWGAGDFSGGVATKRGNVFSVILFSQVFGAIFLVGLALLFAEKIPRPDQLLWGGLAGMSGALGLIALYKGLAQERMGIVAPLSAVIMAILPILFAAMTQGLPQISQLSGFGLAIFAVWFLSCDDSGAGIRFREIWLAVGSGFGFALFFIFINRASSDAILWPLVAARLASLTMMAVLSFTRGQTGIPGKRLFPVIALAGILDATGNAFFVLSAQLGRLDISAVLASLAPGTTVVLAWLILKERLRPRQWLGVGAALLALVLISV from the coding sequence ATGATCAGCACAGAAGTACTGGCAATTACTTACGGACTCAGTTCGGCCCTCACCTGGGGGGCCGGGGATTTCAGCGGCGGCGTTGCCACAAAACGGGGAAATGTTTTTTCGGTGATCCTTTTTTCACAGGTTTTCGGGGCCATATTCCTTGTGGGGCTGGCGCTCCTGTTTGCTGAAAAAATCCCCCGCCCGGATCAGCTGCTCTGGGGCGGGCTTGCGGGCATGTCCGGGGCGCTCGGACTGATTGCCCTTTACAAGGGGCTGGCACAGGAGCGCATGGGGATTGTCGCGCCCCTTTCCGCCGTTATCATGGCAATTCTTCCGATTCTCTTTGCCGCAATGACCCAGGGGTTGCCCCAGATCTCGCAGCTTTCAGGGTTCGGCCTTGCCATTTTTGCCGTCTGGTTTCTCTCGTGCGATGACAGCGGGGCGGGAATCCGTTTCCGTGAGATCTGGCTGGCGGTGGGGTCCGGTTTCGGTTTTGCCCTGTTTTTCATTTTTATCAACCGGGCCAGCAGCGACGCGATTCTGTGGCCGCTGGTGGCGGCAAGGCTTGCCTCTCTGACGATGATGGCGGTTCTCTCTTTTACCCGCGGCCAGACCGGGATTCCGGGCAAACGCCTGTTTCCTGTTATCGCGCTGGCGGGCATTCTGGACGCCACGGGCAATGCGTTTTTTGTGCTGTCTGCCCAGCTGGGACGGCTTGATATTTCCGCAGTACTCGCCTCCCTTGCGCCGGGAACAACCGTTGTGCTGGCCTGGCTGATATTGAAAGAGCGACTGCGGCCCAGACAGTGGCTGGGCGTGGGGGCCGCGCTTCTGGCACTGGTGCTGATCTCAGTGTGA